The Halichoerus grypus chromosome 15, mHalGry1.hap1.1, whole genome shotgun sequence genome includes a window with the following:
- the KLK7 gene encoding kallikrein-7 isoform X2, which translates to MMNEYNVHMGSHQLGDNRAQKIRATRSFRHPGYSTQTHVNDLMLVKLSRRARLSPSVRKVKLPSRCEPPGTTCTVSGWGTTTSPDVTFPSELMCTDVKLISSQDCKKIYKDLLGKSMLCAGIPNSKTNACNGDSGGPLMCKGTLQGLVSWGTFPCGQPNDPGVYTQVCKYVKWINETMRKHC; encoded by the exons ATGATGAA TGAATACAACGTGCACATGGGCAGTCATCAGCTGGGTGATAATAGAGCTCAGAAGATCCGGGCCACAAGGTCGTTCCGCCACCCTGGGTACTCCACTCAGACCCACGTTAATGACCTCATGCTTGTGAAGCTAAGTAGACGAGCCAGGCTATCACCGAGTGTGAGGAAAGTCAAGCTGCCCTCCCGCTGTGAACCCCCTGGGACCACATGCACCGTTTCTGGCTGGGGCACCACCACCAGCCCTGATG tgACCTTTCCATCAGAGCTCATGTGCACGGATGTCAAGCTCATCTCCTCCCAGGATTGCAAGAAGATTTACAAGGACCTACTGGGAAAATCCATGCTGTGTGCTGGCATCCCCAACTCCAAGACCAACGCCTGCAAT GGTGACTCAGGGGGACCACTGATGTGCAAAGGTACCCTGCAAGGCCTGGTGTCCTGGGGAACTTTCCCTTGTGGCCAACCCAATGACCCAGGTGTCTATACCCAAGTCTGCAAGTACGTCAAATGGATAAATGAGACCATGAGAAAGCATTGTTAA
- the KLK7 gene encoding kallikrein-7 isoform X1, translated as MAGSLLLPLQILLLTLVLGSAGQEGDKSGEKIIDGVPCTRGSHPWQVALLRGNQLHCGGVLLNEQWVLTAAHCMMNEYNVHMGSHQLGDNRAQKIRATRSFRHPGYSTQTHVNDLMLVKLSRRARLSPSVRKVKLPSRCEPPGTTCTVSGWGTTTSPDVTFPSELMCTDVKLISSQDCKKIYKDLLGKSMLCAGIPNSKTNACNGDSGGPLMCKGTLQGLVSWGTFPCGQPNDPGVYTQVCKYVKWINETMRKHC; from the exons ATGGCAGGATCCCTTCTCTTGCCCCTGCAGATCCTACTACTGACCTTAGTCCTGGGATCTGCTGGCCAAGAAG GTGACAAGAGTGGGGAGAAGATTATTGATGGAGTCCCATGTACAAGAGGCTCCCACCCCTGGCAGGTGGCCCTGCTCAGAGGCAATCAGCTCCACTGTGGAGGTGTGCTGCTCAATGAACAGTGGGTGCTCACTGCTGCCCACTGCATGATGAA TGAATACAACGTGCACATGGGCAGTCATCAGCTGGGTGATAATAGAGCTCAGAAGATCCGGGCCACAAGGTCGTTCCGCCACCCTGGGTACTCCACTCAGACCCACGTTAATGACCTCATGCTTGTGAAGCTAAGTAGACGAGCCAGGCTATCACCGAGTGTGAGGAAAGTCAAGCTGCCCTCCCGCTGTGAACCCCCTGGGACCACATGCACCGTTTCTGGCTGGGGCACCACCACCAGCCCTGATG tgACCTTTCCATCAGAGCTCATGTGCACGGATGTCAAGCTCATCTCCTCCCAGGATTGCAAGAAGATTTACAAGGACCTACTGGGAAAATCCATGCTGTGTGCTGGCATCCCCAACTCCAAGACCAACGCCTGCAAT GGTGACTCAGGGGGACCACTGATGTGCAAAGGTACCCTGCAAGGCCTGGTGTCCTGGGGAACTTTCCCTTGTGGCCAACCCAATGACCCAGGTGTCTATACCCAAGTCTGCAAGTACGTCAAATGGATAAATGAGACCATGAGAAAGCATTGTTAA
- the KLK8 gene encoding LOW QUALITY PROTEIN: kallikrein-8 (The sequence of the model RefSeq protein was modified relative to this genomic sequence to represent the inferred CDS: deleted 1 base in 1 codon; substituted 1 base at 1 genomic stop codon) yields the protein MPWATKRGGTGASSSGSESVGDPAPWILQDPATGHLSPAAVWTWMFLFLLLEAWAGHVRAQESKVLGSQECEAHSQPWQTALFQGIQLLCGGVLIDDNGVLTASHCKKQSGCLGQRKYAVRLGDHSLKNKDSSEQEMAVAQSIPHPCYNSSNEDHSHDLMLIXLRGRACLGPKVKLINLADHCPEVGQKCTILGWGTVTSPRVNFPDTLNCAEVEIFPQKKCKDVYGGQITDAMICAGDSNGADSCQGDSGGPLVCGGVLQGITSWGSEPCGRPERPGVYTNICRYLDWIKKTIGSRV from the exons ATGCCTTGGGCGACCAAGAGAGGAGG TACTGGGGCCTCTTCCTCGGGGTCTGAATCAGTCGGTGACCCCGCCCCCTGGATTCTGCAAG ACCCCGCCACGGGACATCTCTCACCTGCTGCAGTCTGGACCTGGATGTTCCTGTTCTTGCTGTTGGAGGCCTGGGCAG GACACGTGAGGGCACAGGAGTCCAAGGTGCTGGGCAGCCAGGAATGTGAGGCCCATTCGCAGCCTTGGCAGACAGCCTTGTTCCAGGGCATCCAGCTGCTATGCGGGGGTGTCCTCATT GATGACAACGGGGTCCTTACAGCATCCCACTGTAAAAAACAGAGTGGAtgcctggggcagag GAAATACGCAGTACGCCTGGGGGATCACAGCCTGAAGAATAAGGACAGTTCAGAGCAAGAAATGGCTGTGGCTCAGTCCATCCCACACCCCTGCTACAACAGCAGCAATGAGGACCACAGCCATGATCTCATGCTCATCTGACTACGTGGTCGGGCATGCCTGGGGCCCAAAGTGAAGCTCATCAACCTGGCGGATCACTGTCCTGAAGTTGGCCAGAAGTGCACCATCTTGGGCTGGGGCACCGTCACCAGCCCCCGAG TCAATTTTCCTGACACCCTCAACTGTGCAGAAGTAGAAATCTTTCCCCAGAAGAAATGTAAGGATGTCTATGGCGGGCAAATCACAGACGCTATGATTTGTGCAGGTGACAGCAATGGGGCTGATTCATGCCAG GGAGATTCCGGGGGTCCACTGGTGTGTGGTGGTGTTCTCCAGGGCATCACATCCTGGGGATCGGAACCCTGTGGGCGACCCGAGAGACCTGGTGTCTACACCAACATTTGCCGCTACTTGGACTGGATCAAGAAGACCATAGGCAGCAGGGTTTGA